Below is a window of Rhodothermus sp. DNA.
CGCGAACAGCTTCCGGTCCATCACGTCGGGCCAGATAGAGTTTGGCCAGGAACAGTTGCCGGATGTCGCGGCCGTGTTGAACCGGCTCGGTACGCCATTGCCGGTAGCGGGCTTCGCCCGCCGGCGTCAACCGGAAAACCCGACGGGCCGGCCGGCGAACCTGGGGTACAAGCTCCGAGCGAATCAGGCCCTCACGTTCTAACCGGCCCAGCATGGCATAGAGCCGGGGCAACTTCAGCCGCCAGATCATCCATAGGCCGTCCGACCGCCGCAGCTCCCGGTAGAGGGCATAAGCATGCCGTGGACCTGACGCCAGCAGGCCCAGCAGTACATAGGCAATCATTTTCAATGGATGAATATTCAAGAGATGAATATAAGCGTCAGTCTCCGAAGAGAAAAGACAGGTCGTAAATTGGACGACACGGGGCCGTTGCGAGGAGAAGATGCACGTTGTTACCGAATACGTCGATCGGCTGGTTTGCAGCGGCTGTGGAGCGGCATATGCCCCCG
It encodes the following:
- a CDS encoding PadR family transcriptional regulator, which translates into the protein MIAYVLLGLLASGPRHAYALYRELRRSDGLWMIWRLKLPRLYAMLGRLEREGLIRSELVPQVRRPARRVFRLTPAGEARYRQWRTEPVQHGRDIRQLFLAKLYLARRDGPEAVRVLLQKQRAVCQRWLDELPKAPPSADGFARAVWHYRRRYVEMLLDWLQDVETSLL